A stretch of the Macaca thibetana thibetana isolate TM-01 chromosome X, ASM2454274v1, whole genome shotgun sequence genome encodes the following:
- the AP1S2 gene encoding AP-1 complex subunit sigma-2 isoform X3 has protein sequence MQFMLLFSRQGKLRLQKWYVPLSDKEKKKITRELVQTVLARKPKMCSFLEWRDLKIVYKRYASLYFCCAIEDQDNELITLEIIHRYVELLDKYFGSVCELDIIFNFEKAYFILDEFLLGGEVQETSKKNVLKAIEQADLLQEPRHEYFNVPVY, from the exons ATGCAGTTTATGTTGCTTTTTAGTCGTCAGGGAAAGCTTCGACTGCAAAAATGGTATGTCCCACTAtcagacaaagagaagaaaaagatcacAAGAGAACTTGTTCAGACCGTTTTAGCACGGAAACCTAAAATGTGCAGCTTCCTTGAGTGGCGAGATCTGAAGATTGTTTACAaaag ATATGCTAGTCTATATTTTTGCTGTGCTATTGAGGATCAGGACAATGAACTAATTACCCTGGAAATAATTCATCGTTATGTGGAATTACTTGACAAGTATTTCGGCAGT gtcTGTGAACTAGATATCATCTTTAATTTTGAGaaggcttattttattttggatgagTTTCTTTTGGGAGGGGAAGTTCAGGAAACATCCAAGAAAAATGTCCTTAAAGCAATTGAGCAGGCCGATCTACTGCAGGAG CCACGTCATGAATATTTTAATGTCCCTGTGTACTAA
- the AP1S2 gene encoding AP-1 complex subunit sigma-2 isoform X1 encodes MQFMLLFSRQGKLRLQKWYVPLSDKEKKKITRELVQTVLARKPKMCSFLEWRDLKIVYKRYASLYFCCAIEDQDNELITLEIIHRYVELLDKYFGSVCELDIIFNFEKAYFILDEFLLGGEVQETSKKNVLKAIEQADLLQEKTETMYHSKSFIGFKKAY; translated from the exons ATGCAGTTTATGTTGCTTTTTAGTCGTCAGGGAAAGCTTCGACTGCAAAAATGGTATGTCCCACTAtcagacaaagagaagaaaaagatcacAAGAGAACTTGTTCAGACCGTTTTAGCACGGAAACCTAAAATGTGCAGCTTCCTTGAGTGGCGAGATCTGAAGATTGTTTACAaaag ATATGCTAGTCTATATTTTTGCTGTGCTATTGAGGATCAGGACAATGAACTAATTACCCTGGAAATAATTCATCGTTATGTGGAATTACTTGACAAGTATTTCGGCAGT gtcTGTGAACTAGATATCATCTTTAATTTTGAGaaggcttattttattttggatgagTTTCTTTTGGGAGGGGAAGTTCAGGAAACATCCAAGAAAAATGTCCTTAAAGCAATTGAGCAGGCCGATCTACTGCAGGAG AAAACAGAGACTATGTATCACAGCAAGAGTTTCATTGGGTTTAAGAAAGCGTACTAG
- the AP1S2 gene encoding AP-1 complex subunit sigma-2 isoform X2, with the protein MQFMLLFSRQGKLRLQKWYVPLSDKEKKKITRELVQTVLARKPKMCSFLEWRDLKIVYKRYASLYFCCAIEDQDNELITLEIIHRYVELLDKYFGSVCELDIIFNFEKAYFILDEFLLGGEVQETSKKNVLKAIEQADLLQEEAETPRSVLEEIGLT; encoded by the exons ATGCAGTTTATGTTGCTTTTTAGTCGTCAGGGAAAGCTTCGACTGCAAAAATGGTATGTCCCACTAtcagacaaagagaagaaaaagatcacAAGAGAACTTGTTCAGACCGTTTTAGCACGGAAACCTAAAATGTGCAGCTTCCTTGAGTGGCGAGATCTGAAGATTGTTTACAaaag ATATGCTAGTCTATATTTTTGCTGTGCTATTGAGGATCAGGACAATGAACTAATTACCCTGGAAATAATTCATCGTTATGTGGAATTACTTGACAAGTATTTCGGCAGT gtcTGTGAACTAGATATCATCTTTAATTTTGAGaaggcttattttattttggatgagTTTCTTTTGGGAGGGGAAGTTCAGGAAACATCCAAGAAAAATGTCCTTAAAGCAATTGAGCAGGCCGATCTACTGCAGGAG